One Xiphophorus hellerii strain 12219 chromosome 1, Xiphophorus_hellerii-4.1, whole genome shotgun sequence DNA segment encodes these proteins:
- the LOC116726012 gene encoding beta-catenin-interacting protein 1: MNREEAPGKSPEDMYIQHKVRVLLMLKKMGSNLTQSEEAFLRSYAGVVHSQMSQLPQHNIDQGAEDVVMAFSRSETEDRRQ; this comes from the exons ATGAACCGCGAGGAGGCGCCGGGGAAGTCTCCTGAAGACATGTACATCCAGCATAAAGTGCGGGTCCTGCTCATGCTTAAGAAAATGGGTTCAAAT CTTACACAGAGCGAAGAAGCTTTTCTCCGGAGTTACGCAGGAGTGGTTCACAGTCAGATGAGCCAGCTACCACAGCACAATATAGACCAGG GTGCAGAGGACGTGGTGATGGCGTTCTCACGGTCAGAGACAGAAGACCGACGACAGTGA